One Brassica napus cultivar Da-Ae chromosome C2, Da-Ae, whole genome shotgun sequence DNA window includes the following coding sequences:
- the BNAC02G40970D gene encoding uncharacterized protein BNAC02G40970D: MALVIMNVLLLLFSVVLVRSDQTTTPLKSLKISENVTYDCINIYKQPGLDHPLLKNHTIQGKDGKGCYNTACSGFVQVSQTIPIVQPIDISPTEPSFLRPFIHQDKNTGNWWLTYLGPDKPNGDLGYWPKELFNLFDNGANMVGVGGVVKASPSGSSPPMGNGKFPDGGRRTSAIFANIDVLNSNYKQSKISSFPIEILVDSPQCYGLRVGTVKWYRRTRLGYFFNYGGPGGNSCGV, translated from the exons ATGGCTCTCGTTATTATGAATGTCTTACTTCTTTTATTCTCGGTAGTCTTAGTTCGTTCCGATCAAACTACCACGCCTCTCAAATCCTTAAAG ATCAGTGAAAATGTAACATACGAttgcataaatatttataagcaACCAGGACTTGATCACCCTTTGCTTAAAAACCACACGATCCAG GGTAAAGATGGAAAGGGATGTTACAATACAGCTTGTTCAGGGTTTGTTCAAGTATCACAGACGATCCCCATAGTTCAACCCATTGATATTTCACCAACAGAGCCTTCCTTTTTACGTCCCTTCATACATCAG GATAAAAATACTGGGAACTGGTGGCTTACATATCTGGGGCCAGATAAACCCAACGGTGATCTCGGTTATTGGCCAAAAGAATTATTTAACCTTTTCGACAATGGTGCGAATATGGTTGGAGTTGGTGGTGTGGTTAAAGCTTCACCTTCTGGTTCAAGCCCTCCAATGGGTAATGGTAAATTTCCGGATGGAGGCCGGAGAACTTCAGCAATTTTTGCAAACATTGATGTCTTGAATTCTAACTACAAGCAAAGTAAAATCAGTTCTTTTCCTATTGAGATATTGGTAGATAGTCCACAATGCTACGGGCTAAGAGTCGGTACGGTAAAGTGGTACCGTCGTACTCGTCTAGGGTACTTTTTCAATTACGGTGGTCCAGGAGGAAACTCTTGTGGAGTTTGA